A window of the Brassica napus cultivar Da-Ae chromosome C5, Da-Ae, whole genome shotgun sequence genome harbors these coding sequences:
- the LOC106401320 gene encoding glutamate--glyoxylate aminotransferase 1-like: MALEYESLNENVKKCQYAVRGELYLRASELQKEGKKIIFTNVGNPHALGQKPLTFPRQVVALCQAPFLLDDPNVGMIFPADAIARAKHYLSLTSGGLGAYSDSRGLPGVRKEVAEFIQRRDGYPSDPELIFLTDGASKGVMQILNCVIRGERDGILVPVPQYPLYSATISLLGGSLVPYYLDESENWGLDVNNLRQSVAQARSQGISVRAMVIINPGNPTGQCLSEANLREILRFCHSEKLVLLGDEVYQQNIYQDERPFISSKKVLMDMGSPFSKEVQLVSFHTVSKGYWGECGQRGGYFEMTNFPPRVVEEIYKVASIALSPNVSAQIFMGLMVSPPKPGDISYDQFARESKGILESLRRRAKIMTDGFNSCKNVVCNFTEGAMYSFPQIKLPPGALQAAKQAGKVPDVFYCLKLLEATGISTVPGSGFGQKEGVFHLRTTILPAEEEMPEIMDSFKKFNDEFMTQYENSFGYSRM, from the exons atggcTTTAGAGTACGAGTCTCTGAACGAAAACGTGAAGAAGTGTCAGTATGCTGTAAGAGGTGAACTCTATCTCCGAGCTTCTGAGCTTCAGAAAGAAGGCAAAAAG ATTATTTTCACAAACGTTGGGAACCCTCATGCTTTAGGACAGAAGCCACTGACATTTCCTCGCcag GTGGTTGCGCTCTGTCAAGCACCGTTTCTACTAGATGACCCGAACGTTGGAATGATATTCCCAGCTGATGCTATTGCAAGAGCTAAGCATTATCTTTCCTTGACCTCAGGCGGATTAG GTGCTTACAGTGACTCAAGAGGCCTTCCAGGAGTTAGGAAAGAGGTTGCAGAGTTCATTCAAAGACGTGATGGCTATCCAAG TGATCCAGAGCTCATATTTCTCACTGATGGAGCTAGCAAAGGTGTGATGCAGATCTTGAACTGTGTTATACGCGGTGAGAGAGACGGG ATTCTAGTTCCGGTTCCACAGTATCCTCTCTACTCAGCTACCATATCACTCTTAGGCGGTTCTCTTGTTCCTTACTATCTCGATGAGTCTGAAAACTGGGGGCTTGATGTTAATAACCTTCGCCAATCCGTTGCTCAGGCTCGTTCTCAAGGAATATCA GTAAGGGCAATGGTGATCATTAACCCTGGGAACCCAACTGGTCAGTGTCTAAGCGAAGCTAACTTAAGAGAGATCTTGCGGTTCTGTCACAGCGAGAAGTTGGTTCTTCTGGGAGATGAGGTTTATCAGCAGAACATATACCAGGATGAGCGTCCTTTTATCAGCTCCAAGAAG gttctgATGGATATGGGTTCGCCGTTCAGCAAGGAAGTCCAGCTTGTATCTTTCCACACTGTTTCTAAAGGTTATTGGGGAGAATGTGGACAGCGAGGTGGATACTTTGAGATGACCAACTTCCCTCCCAGG GTTGTTGAAGAGATATACAAGGTTGCATCAATCGCCCTGAGCCCGAATGTCTCTGCACAGATCTTT ATGGGTTTGATGGTTAGTCCTCCAAAGCCTGGAGACATTTCATATGACCAGTTCGCCCGTGAAAG CAAGGGGATTCTTGAATCTTTGAGAAGAAGAGCAAAGATCATGACTGATGGATTCAACAGCTGCAAAAACGTTGTTTGCAATTTCACGGAAG gTGCAATGTATTCGTTTCctcaaataaagttaccaccGGGAGCTCTTCAAGCTGCTAAACAAGCAGGAAAAGTGCCAGACGTTTTCTACTGTCTAAAGCTCTTAGAAGCCACAGGAATCTCCACAGTGCCTGGCTCTGGATTTGGACAGAAAGAAGG